One genomic window of Desulfurococcus mucosus DSM 2162 includes the following:
- the gatD gene encoding Glu-tRNA(Gln) amidotransferase subunit GatD codes for MELYYGYSGNVAVALKSIGAEPGDRLRVVLKDGSVFEGILMPRQALYSSRPILVLKLDNGYNIGLNIGEIGEVRLLSKKHDHKHPVGIGVKEVSGLPRVTLLGTGGTIASKVDYETGGVTPVLTPGEILEWVPELADIAVFNAREVMSVFSEDIEPSHWTLISREVYKEILSGVDGVVIAHGTDMMSYSASALAFSITGKPVPVVFVGSQRSSDRPSSDSAFNLRAAFITASKAPFAESVIVMHGETSDTYALAHRGVKARKMHTSRRDAFQSINDKPLARINPDTGEIRIIGRIIEHRDKGREAVLRDRFDDKVALVKVYPGLQGEVLETLIDKGFHGIVLEGSGLGHMPNKLVPTIARAVDNGIPVVMTSQCLFGRVNLHVYSTGRRLLEAGVIPGLDILPETAYVKLSWILGSISRDPEEVRKVFLTNIAGEFNERHTLDLYPRWNHG; via the coding sequence AGCATTGGCGCCGAGCCAGGAGATAGATTGAGAGTGGTCTTAAAGGATGGATCAGTGTTTGAAGGAATACTCATGCCCCGTCAAGCACTCTACTCAAGTAGACCCATATTGGTCCTCAAACTGGACAACGGCTACAACATAGGGTTGAACATCGGCGAGATCGGTGAGGTAAGGCTCTTATCGAAGAAACACGACCACAAGCACCCGGTGGGCATCGGAGTGAAGGAGGTTAGCGGACTACCCAGGGTAACCCTCCTGGGTACAGGAGGCACAATAGCGTCGAAGGTGGACTACGAGACAGGGGGTGTGACACCGGTTCTCACACCGGGTGAAATACTTGAATGGGTGCCTGAACTAGCAGACATAGCCGTCTTCAACGCCAGGGAGGTTATGAGCGTCTTCAGCGAGGATATAGAGCCATCCCACTGGACCCTTATCTCACGGGAAGTCTACAAGGAGATCCTCAGCGGTGTCGACGGGGTTGTGATAGCCCATGGAACAGACATGATGTCCTACTCCGCGTCGGCACTAGCGTTCTCGATAACCGGTAAACCAGTCCCCGTGGTTTTCGTGGGGTCCCAGAGAAGTAGTGACAGGCCTAGCAGTGACTCCGCGTTCAACCTGCGTGCCGCCTTCATAACTGCATCAAAAGCCCCGTTCGCCGAATCCGTTATCGTGATGCACGGTGAGACCTCGGACACATATGCACTGGCCCATAGAGGGGTGAAAGCTAGGAAAATGCACACCAGCAGGAGGGACGCCTTCCAGTCGATTAACGATAAGCCGCTAGCCAGGATCAACCCTGACACAGGTGAGATAAGGATCATTGGAAGGATCATTGAGCACCGCGACAAGGGTAGAGAAGCCGTGTTAAGGGATAGATTCGACGATAAAGTGGCACTGGTTAAAGTCTACCCAGGCCTACAGGGAGAAGTACTAGAGACACTGATAGACAAGGGTTTCCACGGGATAGTCCTAGAGGGAAGCGGTTTAGGACACATGCCGAACAAGCTTGTACCCACTATAGCCAGAGCCGTTGACAACGGTATACCCGTCGTGATGACTAGTCAATGCCTCTTCGGCCGTGTAAACCTCCACGTGTACAGCACTGGTAGAAGGCTCCTGGAGGCTGGAGTCATACCAGGCCTAGACATACTTCCAGAGACAGCCTATGTGAAGCTCTCCTGGATCCTCGGCAGCATCTCAAGGGACCCCGAGGAGGTTAGAAAAGTATTCCTCACGAACATCGCAGGCGAGTTCAATGAGAGACACACACTCGACCTCTACCCGAGGTGGAACCATGGCTGA